A single Uloborus diversus isolate 005 chromosome 7, Udiv.v.3.1, whole genome shotgun sequence DNA region contains:
- the LOC129225809 gene encoding 2-Hydroxyacid oxidase 1-like isoform X1, whose translation MLSWALVSLFLVSATTIRASPTPDGSVGIDVGASFDTSADLSADIGFDVTIEAQISGSDDSSVYQGPIEWDDDCDCRLDDNDYYDDILYIARRYQDFLAVRDFQSFAEKEVDAVRRHLFNHGSDNETTLFENERAFQRLRLRPRVLRGVGVRDTTTQILGDDCSFPLGLVSYGVMEYADPDGEIGIARAAECEGVPYIVSAFSSTDLEEISLRAPHANLWMETFIFFDRSIIQSIIERAEAAGYRAIVVSVDRPVFPNLVQSSHDHLVLPEYIRVPNIENDLSNEGFEHLDAVEENFIDADFGGNNRNYFRRHHVLSNIELVKGRGYFKTTKVDQKYERYERCIGSFLYSEYYNYIVNPEASWEDLRWITTLTDLPIVVRGILTGCDAVRAVENGVSAIIVSNSGGQTVDTAPAAIEALAEVLEAVDVYQNIEVYLEGGVRWGTDIFKALAMGADAVFINKPVTWGLFHSGKCGVRRIVQLLRAEFDRDMAFMGTKHVTEITSTMVVSENYFRNRYKPDDVDARNTVREDQLECPFGYDYDEGYQQDLADVNDLNLIKRNGKFRTYL comes from the exons ATGTTGAGCTGGGCTCTAGTTTCACTCTTTCTGGTGTCAGCGACTACCATACGAGCCTCCCCAACTCCCGATGGCAGTGTAGGCATAGATGTCGGCGCCTCCTTTGACACTTCAGCAGACTTGAGTGCTGACATTGGTTTTGATGTAACGATCGAAGCTCAG ATCAGCGGAAGTGACGACTCTTCAGTTTACCAAGGACCCATCGAATGGGATGATGACTGTGACTGTCGTCTGGATGACAATGACTACTATGATGACATCTT ATACATTGCAAGAAGGTACCAAGATTTCCTTGCTGTAAGAGATTTCCAAAGTTTCGCTGAGAAAGAAGTGGATGCAGTCCGAAGACATTTGTTCAACCACGGCTCAGACAACGAAACTACTCTTTTTGAAAATGAACGTGCATTCCAAAG ATTGCGTCTGAGGCCAAGAGTTTTGCGAGGTGTTGGTGTTCGTGACACTACAACTCAAATCTTAGGAGATGATTGTTCTTTCCCACTTGGATTGGTTTCTTACGGTGTAATGGAGTACGCTGATCCAGATGGTGAAATAGGAATAGCCAGAG CGGCGGAGTGCGAGGGTGTTCCGTACATCGTTAGCGCCTTCTCCAGTACAGATCTGGAGGAAATATCATTGAGAGCTCCTCATGCCAACCTGTGGATGGAAACCTTCATATTTTTCGATAGAAGCATCATTCAAAGCATCATAGAAAGAGCAGAGGCAGCAGGATACAGAGCCATTGTTGTCTCAGTTGATCGGCCTGTTTTTCCAAATCTTGTACAATCTTCCCATGATCATCTCGTCCTGCCTGAGTATATTCG TGTGCCTAACATCGAAAACGATTTATCTAACGAAGGGTTCGAACATCTGGATGCCGTAGAAGAAAATTTCATTGACGCCGATTTCGGTGGTAACAACAGAAACTACTTCCGCCGCCACCACGTGCTGTCCAACATTGAACTCGTAAAAGGCAGAGGCTACTTCAAAACGACCAAGGTCGACCAGAAATATGAAAGATACGAGAGGTGCATCGGTTCATTCCTCTACTCAGAATACTACAACTATATAGTGAATCCAGAAGCAAGTTGGGAAGATCTTAGGTGGATCACGACACTGACTGATCTGCCAATCGTTGTTCGAGGCATCCTGACTG gGTGCGATGCCGTCAGAGCCGTTGAAAACGGCGTCAGTGCTATTATTGTTAGCAACAGTGGTGGCCAAACAGTTGACACAGCCCCAGCTGCA ATTGAAGCTCTTGCCGAAGTTCTGGAAGCTGTAGATGTGTACCAAAACATCGAGGTGTACCTGGAGGGAGGAGTGCGATGGGGAACTGACATTTTCAAGGCCCTAGCAATGGGAGCCGACGCAGTTTTCATCAACAAACCTGTCACTTGGGGCCTGTTTCATAGC GGTAAATGTGGAGTCAGAAGAATCGTTCAACTACTCCGAGCTGAGTTTGACAGAGACATGGCCTTTATGG GAACGAAACATGTAACTGAAATCACATCTACCATGGTGGTCAGCGAGAATTATTTCCGCAACAGATATAAGCCCGATGATGTAGATGCAAGAAACACGGTCCGTGAAGATCAACTTGAGTGCCCATTCGGCTACGACTACGACGAGGGTTACCAGCAAGATCTCGCAGACGTAAATGATCTTAATTTGATCAAGAGAAACGGAAAATTCCGCACATATCTTTAG